In Bacteroides cellulosilyticus, the genomic stretch TGGATAAGCGGCCAGTGCAGCAAGCATGTGTCCCGGCAGGTCTACTTCCGGAATTACTGTGATGTAGCGTTCCTGTGCATATTTCACGATTTCTTTAGCCTCTTCCTGTGTATAGAAACCGCCATACGGCGTATTGTCATACTCTTGTGTGTTTTTTCCAATTACCGTGCGACTGCGTTGAGAACCTATTTCCGTAAGTTTCGGATATTTTTTAATCTCAATACGCCAGCCCTGGTCTTCCGTCAGGTGCCAGTGGAAAGTATTCATATTGTGCAGTGCCAGCAAGTCTATATATTTCTTTATAAACTCTTTTGGGAAGAAGTGACGCCCTACGTCGAGGTGCATACCGCGGTAACTGAAACGCGGTTCGTCCTTAATTTCACCTGCCGGTATCAGGATGGTTGCTCCTTTGGCTTCGGCGGGAATGGATTTGCGTAAAGTCTGGATGCCATAGAACACTCCGTTTTCGGTTTGTCCGTTGATGCTGATACCTTCGGGGGTGGTAGTCAGCACATATCCTTCCTTGTTTGCAATGCCCGGATCGAGTCCCAGTACAATTGCATTTTTCACTTGTTCTCCTGCTGCGATGGCCTTTGTTTTCGGTGCATAGTTTGTGGCTTGTTGGATGTACTCCGACAGGAACTCAGCATTGCGTTGCAATAAGGCATTGTTTTCCGGATAAGCGATGAGAACATTTTCGTTCAGTTTGAACGGATTTCCCTGGGTTAAACTTACCTCTTGGGGGAGAGGTATCACTTGGTAGTTAGCTTCTTTCTCCGCTGTACACGAAGCGCATGCCAAGGCGAGAGCACCTGCAAGAAGTGCGTGGTTAAGTTTTCTCATGGTGTTAGTATTTAATTGATTGTACAAATGCAAATGTACGTGATTATCTTCGAATTTTCACATAAACGGACGCAAAAGTATATTTCCGGTACTGAAGAAAACTACAAACCAGCCTGTCTGCTCAAAGTCCGGTTGAGTTCGTTCATCTTCTCATTTCTCAATGCGTTGATCTCTTCCGCTTGTCCGGGTTTCAGATAATCTTTGTTGAGTTTGATGAAACGTTTGTCCAGTTTCCCGGCTTCACCGATGATTTTTTTAAGTTGCGTGGCAAGTCCGGAAGCCTGTGATACATCATATCCCGAAGATTCGTAGGTGAACTCTACTTCTTTGTACTGAAGATAGTTGATGCGCAGGTCCAGCATCAGGCGATAATGTTCGAATTCACCGCCCTGTTTCCGGGGAATGATCTTGTTGAAGTGGCTTTTCAACTCTTCACATTCCTGTATCACCTGTTCTATCGGCTTTCCTTTAGCATCCTTTCCGTGACGGACTAACTCTTGGGGAAGCAGGAAATAGGTGAGAAAGATTTGCGCTTCGTCCTCCGACAACCCATAGCGTTGCTGTGCATACTCTTTTATGAAAGTTTCGGCATGAATCGCTTCTGATGAATTGACCGCCTTGCAATAAGCGTCTATCAGCAATTGGAATCCTGACATGGGATATACCTGTCGGATGGGTTGCGTACTGATTATTTCCCAACCGTTATCATAGTGGAAACCATAAGTTCCGCTGGTTGACCAGGAAGTTTCTATCATTCCCTCATATCCGTGGGCACGCGCAAAGGGCAGGAAAGTAACTAGGTTATTGAAATGTTTCATCCACTGGGTCAGATACGTATTGTCGGGTGCCGAACGTAGGGAGGCTGCTCCCCACATCTTTACACCGAGTTTCAGCAGATTATCCAGTTTACCGAAGCGGTCCGGTTCCCAAC encodes the following:
- a CDS encoding family 20 glycosylhydrolase; this encodes MNHTLRSIYKSLLLVSIFLCLCVPARSAVPPSDFKVRAFYLDCRTQVMTVSAIKELASDLSKKEINTLLIEYEATFPFQKHATLCNQLAFSRSEVQDIVSYCTSLGIEVIPLQNCFGHCEYILRHDRYAHLREDSKEVSQVCPLKIEEAKKVFREIFREVAELHPSPYFHIGADETYLLGSCAQCSKVNKSRLFVDYIKAMCEVVKEMGKKPIIWTDIILMHPESVQELPKDLIYVDWNYGWEPDRFGKLDNLLKLGVKMWGAASLRSAPDNTYLTQWMKHFNNLVTFLPFARAHGYEGMIETSWSTSGTYGFHYDNGWEIISTQPIRQVYPMSGFQLLIDAYCKAVNSSEAIHAETFIKEYAQQRYGLSEDEAQIFLTYFLLPQELVRHGKDAKGKPIEQVIQECEELKSHFNKIIPRKQGGEFEHYRLMLDLRINYLQYKEVEFTYESSGYDVSQASGLATQLKKIIGEAGKLDKRFIKLNKDYLKPGQAEEINALRNEKMNELNRTLSRQAGL